Part of the Mauremys reevesii isolate NIE-2019 linkage group 20, ASM1616193v1, whole genome shotgun sequence genome is shown below.
TGGCTGTCTAGGGAAGGCACCCTGGAGCATGCTCTCCATCAGCTTCCGGGCCTCTGTCTCCTCTTCCTTCTTGGGCTGCACGATGACTCCCACCAGAGCAGCTGGGGCTCTGCGGCTAAACTTCTTCACTTCCTTCAAGATCTTCTGGATCTCGGCCTGCTTGCCCCGCAGGGAGGAAGCTCGGCACAGGAAGAAGATGAGTTGGGGTCGACTGTTGCTAGCACCAGGCTTggcccctggctgtgtctgggtCACAGCTATTGCCGGACTGATCCCTGGTTTGCAAGCATCCGGGAACAATTCTTGGACAAAAGCCGTCATCAGAGCCCGAGTGTCTTTTGCCTCCTGAGACTCTCCAACCAGCAGCACCTCTGGCTTCCCCCCAACCTTCTCTATCAGAACCTGGAAAT
Proteins encoded:
- the LOC120387064 gene encoding uncharacterized protein C2orf72-like isoform X1; this translates as MDSEGQVSEKPPAAATGEQILKDFQVLIEKVGGKPEVLLVGESQEAKDTRALMTAFVQELFPDACKPGISPAIAVTQTQPGAKPGASNSRPQLIFFLCRASSLRGKQAEIQKILKEVKKFSRRAPAALVGVIVQPKKEEETEARKLMESMLQGAFPRQPRKRDKRGRKQGQALELEEVEVEVEVFIPGRPRGKLAIMKAACRASEALQQRTSAGVKQDEDAVWVSRATLFKVLGALCVACAGVIGSQYINIRT
- the LOC120387064 gene encoding uncharacterized protein C2orf72-like isoform X2; translation: MDSEGQVSEKPPAAATGEQILKDFQVLIEKVGGKPEVLLVGESQEAKDTRALMTAFVQELFPDACKPGISPAIAVTQTQPGAKPGASNSRPQLIFFLCRASSLRGKQAEIQKILKEVKKFSRRAPAALVGVIVQPKKEEETEARKLMESMLQGAFPRQPRKRDKRGRKQGQALELEEVEVEVEVFIPGRPRGKLAIMKAACRASEALQQRTSAEDAVWVSRATLFKVLGALCVACAGVIGSQYINIRT
- the LOC120387064 gene encoding uncharacterized protein C2orf72-like isoform X3; this encodes MDSEGQVSEKPPAAATGEQILKDFQVLIEKVGGKPEVLLVGESQEAKDTRALMTAFVQELFPDACKPGISPAIAVTQTQPGAKPGASNSRPQLIFFLCRASSLRGKQAEIQKILKEVKKFSRRAPAALVGVIVQPKKEEETEARKLMESMLQGAFPRQPRKRDKRGRKQGQALELEEVEVEVEVFIPGRPRGKLAIMKAACRASEALQQRTSADAVWVSRATLFKVLGALCVACAGVIGSQYINIRT